A window from Prosthecochloris marina encodes these proteins:
- a CDS encoding radical SAM/SPASM domain-containing protein yields the protein MIANPPSYLMLMVTTACNLSCAYCYEGETHAGKVMHLDTAMKALHMAAASGRAFHVQITGGEPLLAAEQVFTILEQIQRERLSATTALQTNGVLLDRETARELKRYRTGIGISIDGSPHVQEVLRGGSRETYRALTMLEEERIPFRVTAVLADRNVRELRGLLMALYPFSSACGFGLDLLVQKGAAAEKRCHLPRKQVLAAETFRLLETLDLFNRRRERPLEFRERALVLRSWRQGSSRAYCSACSGASLAVTPDGKLYPCTQAVGDPALFLGTVDSPSSAYTALSESTLFSEACTDCPLEGRCPGECPTRLLYNGDAGRELICELYRTIFQYCVQQGDIAV from the coding sequence ATGATTGCAAATCCCCCTTCATATCTGATGCTCATGGTGACGACAGCCTGCAACCTTTCCTGTGCCTACTGTTACGAAGGAGAAACTCATGCAGGGAAGGTGATGCATCTCGATACGGCGATGAAGGCTCTCCATATGGCTGCGGCATCAGGTCGGGCTTTTCATGTACAGATTACAGGAGGGGAACCGTTGCTTGCCGCCGAACAGGTCTTTACGATTCTCGAACAGATTCAACGTGAACGTTTGTCGGCTACGACGGCATTGCAGACCAATGGTGTACTGCTCGACAGAGAGACGGCAAGAGAGCTGAAGCGTTACAGAACAGGAATCGGTATCAGCATCGACGGTTCGCCGCACGTGCAGGAGGTGTTACGCGGTGGAAGCCGGGAGACCTATCGTGCGCTGACAATGCTCGAAGAAGAGCGTATCCCGTTCAGGGTAACGGCGGTGCTGGCAGACCGGAATGTCAGGGAACTCAGAGGGCTTCTGATGGCGCTGTATCCTTTTTCATCGGCATGTGGTTTCGGGCTCGATCTTCTGGTGCAGAAAGGTGCTGCAGCTGAAAAAAGATGTCATTTGCCTCGAAAGCAGGTTCTCGCTGCAGAGACATTCCGTTTACTCGAAACACTCGACCTGTTCAACCGGCGGCGCGAACGGCCGCTGGAATTTCGGGAAAGAGCGCTTGTTCTTCGTTCATGGCGTCAGGGCTCGAGTCGCGCCTACTGCTCCGCATGTTCCGGTGCGAGTCTTGCCGTGACTCCTGATGGAAAGCTCTATCCCTGCACTCAGGCTGTCGGTGATCCGGCCCTGTTTCTCGGAACGGTCGATTCCCCTTCGTCGGCATATACTGCGTTGTCGGAAAGCACTCTTTTTTCCGAAGCATGCACGGATTGTCCTCTCGAAGGCAGGTGTCCCGGTGAATGTCCTACACGCCTCCTCTACAACGGAGATGCCGGCAGAGAACTGATCTGTGAGTTGTATCGTACGATTTTTCAATACTGTGTTCAACAGGGAGACATAGCGGTATGA
- a CDS encoding TIM barrel protein, protein MRFLLNISTHANDLSIAGERWEHAFSLLDETGFDGYELYPVGDYVYDSIPGEIIGGIHLRFFVMLKQIWYNDRRQLLAMFDNERNIEMYYGGTSRETIVACYREQLELARRFNCPYVVFHPVHYELDYIFNWNPPWSWEEMVDLSADVINEVVRDTAYDGWILFENLWWPGNFRLDSVREIDRLFDRLEYSKPGLVLDTGHILNKNRFLASEKEAVAYLLGEVDRLGSHRDLVKAVHLCKSLSGDYVRASMEMHEPFDGAETFWERFTVAARHVRRIDEHDAFSHASIAGLFERIAPDTTVFEFSFRSKEEWVDKIHRQKQSLGERFFTRKERS, encoded by the coding sequence ATGCGTTTCTTACTCAATATCAGCACTCATGCAAACGATCTTTCCATTGCCGGTGAGCGTTGGGAGCATGCTTTTTCTCTGCTCGATGAGACAGGTTTCGACGGTTATGAGCTCTATCCGGTAGGTGATTACGTGTACGATTCAATCCCCGGAGAGATCATCGGTGGCATTCACCTGCGTTTTTTCGTGATGCTCAAACAGATATGGTACAACGACAGGCGGCAACTCCTGGCGATGTTCGACAACGAGAGGAACATCGAGATGTACTATGGTGGGACCAGCCGGGAGACGATCGTTGCCTGTTACCGTGAACAGCTGGAGCTTGCAAGGCGTTTCAACTGCCCTTATGTGGTTTTTCATCCTGTTCATTACGAGCTCGACTACATTTTCAACTGGAATCCGCCATGGAGTTGGGAGGAGATGGTCGATCTGTCTGCCGATGTGATCAACGAGGTTGTCCGTGATACAGCGTATGATGGCTGGATCCTGTTCGAAAATCTCTGGTGGCCGGGCAATTTCCGGCTTGACAGCGTGCGGGAAATCGACCGGTTGTTCGATCGCCTCGAGTACTCCAAGCCGGGTCTGGTGCTCGATACCGGCCATATTCTCAACAAGAATCGCTTTCTCGCGAGCGAAAAGGAGGCGGTGGCGTATCTGCTCGGTGAAGTCGATCGTCTCGGCAGCCATCGTGACCTTGTAAAGGCGGTGCACCTCTGCAAGAGCCTGTCGGGTGACTATGTTCGAGCAAGTATGGAGATGCACGAGCCGTTCGATGGTGCAGAGACCTTCTGGGAACGGTTTACGGTTGCTGCGCGCCATGTGCGCCGGATCGATGAGCATGATGCGTTTAGCCATGCGTCGATTGCCGGACTGTTTGAAAGGATCGCGCCGGATACGACAGTTTTTGAATTTTCTTTCCGTTCGAAAGAGGAGTGGGTCGATAAAATCCATCGTCAGAAACAGTCGTTGGGAGAAAGGTTTTTCACCCGGAAAGAGAGATCATGA
- a CDS encoding TonB-dependent receptor plug domain-containing protein: protein MRQLQLLLVAGILVWLQVVLPQLLLADQKDEKLVITADEIRAMQVLKISEVLNRIPGIKAGETSVSIRGSGNVKVFLDGRSINDPTSFSGSVKWSMISLDTIKKIEVIKGGGGTAYGDNTGGGVIVITTKSAQRLGGTVGGYWGDNGQKNASLNLSGRKNNVSASLTSGYESYDGFTVNGDKTRRRLGTRIDYRASQNISLFLSGEYNDEKKGLRGYPEKRTPNSRKNYDDWSWLFGQRYGDMTGRTYYSTSRTVSEDPDKDLYASLEVVKAGQSLQAPFALPFFGRVESGAGYEWRRASGNRFTTTDEEQAWFFLSKTLCKDATPWSFFMGIRTNYYSNFSNTLNPEVKAGYSRDSFSFELSASRSSNLPTFRQRFYESSVTRPNPDLQMERAMNYALSFSVMPDSSLSIDASVFHRDITDRITYVRKPDNTGRYENFGQVTYQGAEVSVTWALSDIVEVSPSYSYLHALNEETGYWLPAKPFHTVLMEVVIQPFTGFSFRTTAKFTGKVYTNAGNTSTIPGYTVVDARADYSLDKLTFYCDIDNLLDERYLYVDGFDAPPREFVVGMNYTF, encoded by the coding sequence GTGAGGCAGTTGCAGCTATTGCTTGTCGCAGGGATTTTAGTTTGGTTGCAGGTTGTTCTTCCTCAGTTGCTGTTGGCGGATCAGAAGGATGAGAAGCTGGTGATCACCGCCGATGAGATACGTGCGATGCAAGTCCTGAAAATCAGCGAGGTCCTCAATCGTATTCCGGGAATCAAAGCAGGAGAGACATCGGTCTCCATCCGTGGTTCGGGCAATGTCAAAGTGTTTCTCGATGGTCGTAGCATCAATGATCCCACATCCTTTTCCGGTTCGGTGAAATGGTCCATGATTTCTCTCGATACCATCAAAAAAATCGAAGTGATAAAGGGTGGTGGCGGTACGGCCTATGGGGACAATACCGGAGGTGGTGTTATCGTAATCACCACAAAGAGTGCTCAACGTCTTGGCGGTACGGTCGGAGGATATTGGGGTGACAATGGCCAGAAAAACGCGTCGCTCAACCTGTCGGGGCGGAAAAACAACGTTTCGGCAAGTCTTACGAGCGGCTATGAGTCCTATGACGGTTTTACCGTCAATGGCGACAAGACCAGACGCCGTTTGGGAACAAGGATTGATTACCGCGCATCACAAAATATTTCACTGTTCCTTTCAGGGGAGTACAATGATGAAAAAAAAGGCCTGAGAGGTTACCCGGAAAAACGGACTCCGAACTCGAGAAAGAATTACGATGACTGGTCATGGTTGTTCGGGCAACGATACGGAGATATGACAGGGAGGACTTACTATTCCACATCACGGACGGTGAGTGAAGACCCTGACAAGGATCTGTATGCTTCTCTGGAGGTCGTCAAGGCAGGCCAGTCATTACAAGCACCTTTTGCGCTTCCGTTTTTCGGCAGGGTCGAAAGTGGCGCAGGTTACGAGTGGCGTCGGGCGTCGGGGAACAGGTTCACGACCACCGATGAAGAACAGGCCTGGTTTTTCCTTTCAAAAACGTTATGCAAAGATGCAACTCCCTGGTCATTTTTCATGGGTATCCGCACCAATTACTATTCCAACTTCTCCAATACCTTGAATCCGGAGGTAAAGGCCGGGTATTCCCGTGATAGCTTTTCTTTCGAACTCTCTGCAAGCCGTTCGAGTAACCTGCCGACTTTCAGGCAGCGTTTTTACGAATCTTCCGTCACCAGGCCAAATCCTGATCTCCAGATGGAAAGGGCGATGAATTATGCGCTGTCCTTTTCGGTGATGCCCGATTCTTCCCTGTCAATCGATGCATCGGTGTTTCATCGCGATATCACCGATAGAATAACCTATGTGCGCAAACCCGACAATACGGGACGTTACGAGAATTTCGGGCAGGTTACCTATCAAGGCGCCGAGGTTTCGGTCACATGGGCACTCTCGGACATTGTCGAGGTGAGCCCATCCTACAGTTACCTGCACGCGCTCAATGAAGAGACAGGTTACTGGTTGCCGGCAAAGCCTTTTCATACCGTTTTGATGGAAGTCGTTATACAACCGTTTACAGGTTTTTCATTCAGAACGACGGCCAAGTTTACCGGAAAGGTGTATACCAATGCCGGTAACACTTCGACGATTCCAGGTTATACGGTAGTCGATGCAAGAGCCGACTATTCCTTGGATAAACTGACATTTTATTGCGATATAGACAATCTTCTCGACGAGCGTTACCTCTATGTCGATGGCTTCGATGCGCCACCCAGAGAGTTTGTTGTCGGCATGAACTATACTTTTTAA
- the cobN gene encoding cobaltochelatase subunit CobN, with protein MKHFTLCYFSTSPSEIPSLSAGVRRYIDDGGSVSVKARLRSQLSTPAQAAEFVRQAVESDVLIVRLMGGKTSFPPFDDFLEAYRLRKSEGRKAPLLFIHSAGGDEEALELAHEHSELFGTEKGDAVSRYLMNGGMENFRNMLRYLHNILFSADILVEAPRRMPHEGIYHPDFPAFDDIDGYLEKHVDPAKPTVGVWFYQSYFIDGDLAAFDCLIREIERQGANVIAVFHLRYKDAIRGNRGSDYVADTFFKDHNGRSRIDVLINPLLFSLTLNSKDYDDILPGLDVPFLQALMTFQPYEQWKASLQGLGTMEVSFSAAQPEFDGALVTVPFATREDVGTDTLTGAELVRIMPVEERVRKLVSIALRWAALRHKPNAEKRIAVIFHHYPPRNDRIGCAVGLDSFESVKLLLERMASEGYKIDRQYEKGDDLARELLEGMTCDQRWLTPDRMAEKTEATAGPDEYRPWHEALPVNVREKMEENWGNVPGDLFVDGNSLLFPGTVNGNVFITIQPPRGKLERQDQLVHDPDIPPPHHYLAYYRWLREIFRVDAVMHVGKHGSLEWLPGKALGLSGECFPDLAIMDFPNIYPYIINDPSEGTQAKRRSYCCIVDHLTPVFTNADLYEEMASLDNLLKDYAAARSSDPGKLEVLKPMIWDALVEADLDKDTGFGREGAMADFDGFLEHLHRYLDDIADTMISDGLHTLGLCPEGERLVELVVQMTRLEQGEAPSLRESILRARGYDIDELIENKGCPVFGVTAKTGGQVIREAHDTALELVRMLSRHDYAEDCLISIRKVMPEVTSDDVMKSLRYICSDLVPRIRKVSDEIDSAFKGFDGRFVEPGPSGAPTRGQADILPTGRNFYSIDPQKIPTPAAWKVGMSLGDALVERYLEEKGDYPRSIGVILFGGATMRSGGDDLAEIFYLMGVKPVWKKGSGYVEGLEIIPSSELKWPRLDIVPRISGFFRDAFPLLVDRIDDAVKMVAALNEPPEINMLRRNVLSDAESYRKDGMNEDEAMREATFRVFGCPPGTYGAGVEELIESKNWETQADLADNYVRYSSHAYGRRSYGKQKPATFRKVLSRLDATVKNEDSREYDMFSCTDYYNYYGGLITAAKQERGALPFALVGDSSDPERVKVRSTFEEAKHIFRSRLLNPKWLDGLKRHGYKGAGDISKMMDVILGWDATAEVVEDWMYERVAGRYVLDEEMKRWMQEVNPYARQNILDKLLEAIGRGMWNASEEMKQRLQEEYLETEGEIEEINE; from the coding sequence ATGAAGCATTTTACCTTGTGTTATTTCAGTACCAGTCCATCGGAGATTCCGTCTTTGAGCGCAGGTGTGCGCCGTTATATCGACGATGGTGGATCGGTGAGCGTGAAGGCTCGTCTTCGTTCCCAATTGTCGACGCCGGCTCAGGCTGCGGAGTTTGTGCGCCAAGCGGTCGAGTCGGACGTGCTTATCGTTCGGCTCATGGGCGGAAAAACGTCGTTTCCTCCGTTCGACGATTTTCTCGAAGCTTACCGGCTGCGAAAAAGTGAAGGCCGGAAAGCCCCGCTTCTGTTCATTCATTCAGCAGGCGGGGATGAAGAAGCTCTTGAATTGGCACATGAGCACAGTGAGTTGTTCGGAACTGAAAAAGGGGATGCCGTCAGCCGTTATCTCATGAACGGAGGGATGGAAAATTTCAGGAACATGTTACGGTATCTTCACAATATCCTCTTTTCTGCCGATATCCTGGTCGAGGCTCCCCGAAGAATGCCGCACGAAGGGATCTACCATCCTGATTTTCCGGCGTTCGACGATATCGACGGTTATCTTGAAAAGCACGTCGATCCCGCGAAGCCAACCGTAGGCGTGTGGTTTTACCAAAGTTATTTCATCGACGGCGACCTGGCCGCATTCGACTGTCTGATCAGAGAGATCGAGCGTCAAGGGGCCAACGTTATCGCGGTCTTTCATCTGCGTTACAAAGATGCGATACGGGGCAACAGGGGATCGGACTACGTTGCGGACACCTTTTTCAAGGATCACAATGGAAGAAGCAGGATCGATGTGCTCATCAATCCGCTCCTCTTTTCACTTACGCTCAATTCGAAGGATTACGACGATATTCTGCCCGGGCTGGACGTACCGTTCCTGCAGGCTCTCATGACATTTCAGCCCTATGAGCAGTGGAAAGCGAGCCTGCAGGGGCTCGGGACAATGGAGGTTTCGTTTTCCGCAGCACAGCCCGAGTTCGATGGCGCATTGGTTACCGTGCCATTCGCAACGAGAGAAGACGTCGGTACGGATACCTTGACCGGTGCAGAGCTTGTCAGGATCATGCCGGTCGAGGAAAGGGTTCGAAAACTTGTTTCCATCGCGCTCAGGTGGGCGGCGTTGCGTCACAAGCCCAATGCTGAAAAGCGCATCGCCGTAATTTTCCATCATTATCCTCCCCGTAATGACCGAATCGGGTGTGCTGTCGGTCTCGACAGCTTCGAGAGCGTCAAGCTGCTGCTCGAACGGATGGCGAGCGAAGGGTACAAAATCGACCGGCAGTATGAAAAAGGAGACGATCTCGCTCGGGAACTGCTCGAGGGTATGACCTGTGACCAGCGGTGGCTAACCCCTGACAGAATGGCGGAAAAGACCGAAGCAACGGCAGGGCCGGATGAATACCGGCCATGGCACGAGGCTTTACCGGTGAATGTGAGAGAGAAAATGGAGGAAAACTGGGGAAATGTGCCCGGCGATCTGTTCGTTGACGGCAATTCATTGCTTTTTCCCGGAACGGTAAACGGCAATGTTTTTATCACCATACAGCCTCCAAGGGGTAAGCTCGAGCGTCAGGATCAACTTGTTCATGATCCAGATATTCCACCGCCGCATCATTATCTGGCGTACTATCGCTGGCTGCGTGAAATCTTCAGGGTCGATGCGGTGATGCATGTCGGCAAGCACGGGTCTCTCGAATGGTTGCCGGGCAAGGCGCTCGGACTTTCAGGCGAGTGTTTTCCGGATCTGGCTATCATGGACTTTCCCAACATTTACCCCTATATCATTAACGATCCCAGCGAGGGGACGCAAGCCAAACGGCGGTCGTACTGCTGTATCGTCGATCACCTGACACCGGTTTTCACCAATGCGGATCTGTATGAGGAGATGGCGTCGCTTGACAATCTGCTCAAAGATTATGCTGCTGCGCGCAGCAGTGATCCGGGAAAGCTCGAAGTTCTGAAGCCAATGATCTGGGATGCACTGGTCGAGGCTGACCTTGACAAGGACACAGGGTTCGGCAGGGAAGGGGCAATGGCTGACTTCGACGGGTTTCTCGAGCATCTGCACCGTTATCTTGACGATATCGCCGACACGATGATTTCGGATGGCCTGCATACTCTCGGGCTTTGTCCTGAAGGAGAAAGACTCGTGGAGCTGGTTGTACAAATGACCCGGCTCGAACAGGGTGAGGCTCCTTCGTTACGTGAATCGATTCTCCGGGCACGGGGGTATGATATCGATGAACTGATAGAGAACAAGGGGTGTCCGGTCTTCGGCGTGACCGCCAAGACTGGCGGCCAGGTGATTCGAGAGGCTCACGATACTGCTCTCGAACTGGTTCGGATGCTCTCTCGTCACGACTACGCGGAAGATTGTCTCATATCCATCCGCAAGGTAATGCCGGAGGTGACGAGCGATGACGTGATGAAAAGCCTGCGCTATATCTGTTCGGACCTCGTACCACGGATCAGAAAAGTGAGTGACGAAATCGATTCGGCCTTCAAGGGATTTGACGGAAGATTTGTCGAACCGGGACCTTCCGGCGCTCCGACACGGGGACAGGCCGATATCCTGCCTACCGGTCGTAATTTTTATTCCATCGACCCCCAGAAAATTCCCACACCGGCAGCATGGAAGGTCGGTATGAGTCTCGGCGATGCGCTTGTCGAGCGTTACCTGGAGGAAAAGGGTGACTATCCGAGGAGCATAGGCGTCATTCTTTTCGGTGGAGCGACCATGCGTTCAGGGGGGGATGACCTTGCAGAGATATTTTACCTGATGGGCGTCAAGCCGGTCTGGAAAAAAGGGAGCGGTTATGTCGAGGGACTCGAAATCATCCCTTCCAGTGAGCTCAAATGGCCAAGGCTCGACATCGTTCCCAGGATTTCCGGGTTTTTCCGTGATGCTTTTCCACTGCTTGTCGACCGGATAGACGATGCAGTCAAGATGGTTGCCGCTCTCAACGAACCGCCTGAAATCAATATGTTGCGGCGAAACGTTCTTTCCGATGCCGAAAGTTACCGCAAAGACGGAATGAACGAAGACGAAGCCATGCGCGAGGCGACATTCAGGGTTTTCGGATGTCCTCCCGGAACCTACGGAGCGGGAGTCGAAGAGTTGATCGAATCGAAAAACTGGGAAACGCAGGCCGATCTTGCCGATAACTATGTCCGCTACTCGTCCCATGCATATGGTCGGAGATCGTATGGAAAACAGAAGCCTGCGACTTTCAGGAAAGTGCTTTCCAGGCTCGATGCGACCGTCAAAAACGAAGATTCCCGTGAGTATGACATGTTTTCCTGTACAGATTACTACAACTACTACGGTGGACTGATCACTGCGGCGAAGCAAGAGCGGGGCGCGTTGCCTTTCGCGCTTGTCGGCGACAGTTCCGACCCCGAACGAGTCAAGGTGCGTTCGACATTCGAAGAGGCCAAGCACATTTTCCGCTCCCGTCTGCTCAACCCGAAATGGCTCGATGGGTTGAAACGTCATGGCTACAAAGGTGCCGGGGACATTTCCAAGATGATGGATGTCATTCTTGGCTGGGATGCGACTGCGGAAGTGGTCGAGGACTGGATGTACGAACGTGTTGCCGGCAGGTACGTGCTCGATGAGGAGATGAAACGGTGGATGCAGGAAGTCAATCCCTATGCCCGACAAAATATTCTCGACAAGCTGCTCGAGGCGATCGGCCGCGGTATGTGGAACGCTTCCGAAGAGATGAAGCAGCGTCTGCAGGAAGAGTATCTTGAAACCGAAGGAGAGATAGAGGAGATCAACGAGTGA
- a CDS encoding TonB-dependent receptor codes for MQHPSLTKGLLKTFFALLLLPSSAFSGENASGEITVPEIVVTATKTEETPFSLPVSIETVSSSDIEREVAESSSELIEKVPGVSIEGSGMWEAAPVIRGFSGTRTLVLIDGDRENNLWAGRDPLTPFIGAADIERIEILKGPSSVLYGSDALGGVINFITKKPDFALNDDWSFAPEASGTYSSVDEGWQGNVALGGGGNGFDFRIDASSRDHGDYTDGNGNKIANSQFEAMSLGAQGRYMIDDQHEVSLSYRHTGIDDKGVPQKNNAPWSHFTKFDTDTWKAAYTARQLGAIEELLLKGWLVDQERVYDCRINSSTQPMYTLKNNRIDTGAKGASLQLTFAPTRQNTLVTGLDYVHENAESAEKQIKKKTSNGKTAKEITFPPVSDAHRDHIGFFAQDKHVFHNGSVLMGGLRYDYFSADAEDALFRTVVYEPDGQTVKKVVEEVNVFKEKSDQALTASLGYAHPLNKTVNLTANIATGFRSPDMFERFSTRGGSYIILGDPDLDAEYSWNIDSGIKIKSETLTGSFSIFYSWVENYIDLKSNPDVTFNGMETKTYVNVPEAEVYGFDGGVTWRPAEHLSLFGNIASVIGKNTTDGQRLNTIPPLNGLVGFRWEDSINSTSNWWIELNSEIFDNQENPAPNEKATPGYAVFNIRSGIRFNRNIALSVAVDNIFDRAYRSHLNYADFLYEPGINLKTSLKVTL; via the coding sequence ATGCAGCACCCATCATTGACGAAAGGGCTTCTGAAAACTTTTTTCGCATTGCTTCTTCTCCCCTCTTCCGCATTTTCCGGGGAAAACGCTTCCGGAGAAATTACCGTACCGGAGATCGTGGTTACCGCCACGAAAACAGAGGAAACTCCGTTTTCACTCCCTGTATCCATAGAAACCGTCTCCTCCTCCGATATCGAACGTGAGGTCGCTGAAAGCAGCTCAGAACTTATCGAAAAGGTACCGGGAGTCAGCATCGAAGGCAGCGGAATGTGGGAAGCAGCCCCCGTGATCAGGGGTTTTAGCGGTACCAGGACGCTCGTGCTGATAGATGGAGATCGCGAAAACAATCTCTGGGCGGGGCGCGACCCACTCACACCGTTTATCGGTGCTGCAGATATCGAGCGAATCGAAATACTCAAGGGCCCTTCTTCGGTGCTCTATGGAAGTGATGCTCTTGGTGGTGTCATCAACTTCATCACGAAAAAACCTGATTTCGCACTGAACGATGACTGGAGTTTTGCACCGGAAGCATCAGGCACCTACAGTTCGGTCGACGAAGGCTGGCAAGGAAACGTGGCACTTGGCGGAGGAGGTAACGGTTTCGATTTCCGCATCGATGCTTCAAGCCGGGACCATGGTGACTATACGGATGGAAATGGCAACAAGATCGCAAACAGCCAGTTCGAGGCCATGAGTCTAGGAGCTCAGGGCCGCTATATGATCGATGATCAGCACGAAGTGTCACTTTCATATCGCCATACCGGCATCGATGACAAGGGAGTCCCCCAGAAAAATAACGCGCCATGGTCTCACTTCACCAAATTTGACACCGATACCTGGAAAGCAGCGTATACAGCCCGGCAACTCGGAGCCATCGAGGAACTGCTCCTGAAAGGTTGGCTTGTCGACCAGGAACGGGTATATGACTGCAGAATAAACAGTTCGACGCAACCGATGTATACTCTCAAGAACAACCGGATCGACACCGGAGCAAAAGGAGCATCGCTACAGCTCACCTTTGCCCCTACACGGCAAAACACGCTTGTTACCGGGCTCGACTATGTGCACGAAAACGCGGAATCCGCTGAAAAACAGATCAAGAAAAAAACTTCGAACGGGAAAACCGCAAAAGAAATCACCTTCCCACCCGTCTCCGACGCCCATCGCGATCATATCGGTTTTTTCGCCCAGGATAAACATGTTTTCCATAACGGTTCCGTCCTGATGGGCGGTCTCCGCTACGACTATTTCAGCGCCGATGCAGAGGACGCACTTTTCAGGACAGTAGTGTATGAACCTGACGGACAGACCGTCAAAAAAGTGGTGGAAGAAGTGAACGTTTTCAAAGAAAAGAGCGATCAGGCGCTTACAGCCTCACTCGGCTATGCACATCCGTTGAACAAAACAGTGAACCTGACAGCAAACATCGCGACCGGATTCCGCTCGCCTGACATGTTCGAACGCTTCTCCACAAGAGGAGGCAGTTACATCATTCTCGGCGATCCCGATCTCGATGCGGAATACTCCTGGAATATCGATTCGGGTATTAAAATCAAATCAGAAACCCTTACCGGTTCATTCTCCATCTTTTATTCCTGGGTCGAGAACTATATCGACCTTAAGAGCAACCCGGATGTCACCTTCAACGGTATGGAAACAAAAACCTACGTCAACGTTCCGGAAGCCGAAGTGTACGGCTTCGACGGCGGTGTCACCTGGAGGCCAGCCGAACATCTCTCCCTGTTTGGCAACATAGCGTCGGTGATCGGTAAAAATACAACTGACGGCCAGAGGCTCAACACCATCCCGCCGCTCAACGGACTGGTCGGCTTCCGCTGGGAAGACTCGATCAACAGCACCTCGAACTGGTGGATAGAGCTGAACAGCGAAATCTTCGACAATCAGGAAAATCCGGCTCCGAATGAAAAGGCAACACCCGGGTATGCGGTTTTCAACATAAGAAGCGGCATCCGATTCAACCGGAACATCGCCCTCTCCGTGGCAGTCGACAACATCTTTGACAGAGCTTACCGCAGCCATCTCAATTATGCGGATTTTCTTTATGAACCGGGAATCAACCTGAAAACATCCCTCAAGGTCACACTCTAA